DNA sequence from the Parachlamydia acanthamoebae genome:
ATTCGCTTTTTTGATCGCCCAATGGTTGAAATTTAAGGAGTGTAATCGCATCTGAAAGACGGCCTGCACGTGCCAACATTTCCACATCTAAGAAAAGCCATTTTTCTTTTTGTCCCTCCTGCCCCTCCCAAAGAGACCGAATGCACTGATACTCTTTCGTCTTTTGATCAAGCACACACTTATCCGCTATCGTCAAAGCAGCCTTTTCGTTTGCGTCAAAGGCATCTGGAAATGAACGATGCAAAATCAGTAATTGTTGAATGTTCCCCTGTTTCTCACTGGCATCAATCATGAGTCTTAGCCATTGCTTGCCACTCGCAGAATATCGCTCCATTTCAGGCTCATATTGCCGAATAATCGCCAAAGCTTCTGCAAAACGACCATCCTCAACAAAACGAGTAGCCACCTGCATTTCAAGGGCCTCTTCCATGTGCGTCTTTGGGACTGCAAGCGTTTCTTCCTGATTCAACCAGTAAAAAGATCCTCCAATCACAGCAGCGATGCCGATCAGAGAAAGAATAGAGACAACCCATTTGCGCATAGATCCACCAAATTCACGTCAGATGTTTTAAGGAAACAAACCTATAGATAATATGCTCTGTTTTATCGTACTGCTAGATTTTTTAAAAGAACAAATCACCTCAGGATGACACCAATAAAACGTCTGTGGCTTTATTTAGCAGAAATCATACCGCAGTTTTCCACTTTCGGATATTATAAACATCGTAAAAATAAGGCGCTAAAATTTGATCCATTTTGGAAGCCGCTTTAAGAACATCCATGGATTCCACTGTGACTTCTTCAAGACCCACTGCTTGAACAAGTGCTTGTACCTTGGAAAGATCTTCATTCCTTACAAACAACACTTGAGCCTCTTTCGCTAATTCAATGCCGCCCATATAAACCTCTTCACTTTCTTCGTATGCGGGATTCAAATCATACGTAATTCCTTGGCGATTCTTTGAGGCAACCACAACCCCAATTTTAGCTAATTCTTGATCTTCAGGATCAATAACCTCCGCTTCAAGCCCAAAAATCGATTCAAGCTCTTCAAAGGATTTCATGTAATTGTAAAAGGAAACTCCATAGCACAATTGCATACGCGCGAAAAGCACATCAGCATTTTCATCGAACATTTTTTGTATTCCAGCACGAATTTCTGCAATCTTTTTGATGATCAATTCTTTATCTTGCTCAAATGTTTCCGGCTGTAATTTCTTAATCCGCTTTAAAGCTTCAACAGTACGTCCAAGTGAAGCGGCATCTAAAAAATCTCGGTGGGTCTTAAAGCTCAATTCTGTTGTGAGAAATTGTTGGTAACGACTGAGTTCAGCTTCTAAATCAAAACTGAAAGATTTAGCATACTTAATACTTCTAGAAGCCGAGGACAAACCTACACCAGAAAGAAAGCGTTGGTTAATTCCATTCACGCCTGCTCCCTCCCGCAATTCTCCTGATAATGTTTGCACTTGAAGTTGTCGTAATGCTCCTACACAAAGCAACTTGTTATTCGTTTTTTCACACGCAGATTTAATCACATTGGCTTTTGTCCCGTGCAGCCAACTTAAATTCAGGTAAGCTAACGCTTTTTTCACAACTTCTTGGGAAATTTCTTGAATTTCCGCTGAATTTTCTATCATGCTCGCAATTTTATCGTGCTTAGAAGCAAGCTTAATTTGCCTTCTTAATTTTTTGAGTAAAAACAAGACAACAACATGTTTTTCCTTTTCACTTGCAGAGACGCTCTCTCCTTGCAAGAGATAACAGCTCGGCTTATGTATTGAATGGACTCCGTCAAAGAAACAATTCTTTTCCATATAATCTCGATAAACAGGGATGGAGGCCTCATTCGTATGTGCTCGCAGAAAAAAAGCTAATGCCTTATAAACATTTCGAGCATGATCGATTTTTTCTTGCGAACGCGGATGATCTAAAATCCCCTGGAGAGCTGAGTGGATATTTTGAATCACATTATCCTGAGACTGGAAATAAGTTGAGCAACTTTGAAGAGATTCATCTAATTCTTTCTTTGCTTCGAAAAAATGCTGAGAATACCTTGGCTTAAGCTGAGTGAAAACATTCCCTAAAACATCTTCATTTTTTTTTGAAAAAGTCTCTAAACAAGCTTTATATACGGCCGCATTTCTTTTTTCTGGGGGAACTTGGCTTGCGAGCTCGATGATTTTGAAGGTGTGCTTTTTCCGATGTTGATGTTTAATAATCAAGGCTCCCACAGGTAATGCGATCGAGATATAGGAAAACATTTTTAACGCAAGTAATACAAAATTTGTTTTTTTAACTTTGGCTTCAAGCACCATAGTATTCTCGCTCATCATCCTTACTTGATAAGTCTTATTGCCGACACGCAGATAATTTTCAGCAGCCTGCCATAGCGGGTGATTTGTAAATGCATTAATTCCAGAAATAGACTTATTAAAATTCATATAATTCCCTTTTTATTAAACTTAAAAAAAATTATAACTAATCCATGAATTTATCTCAATCACTTACGCCTTCTATTTCATCAATTTTCATAACATTTTAAAAAATCAGATTTTTGAAATTGAAAACATTCAAAATTTCAGATATAATTTGTTTAGATAAAGAAGGGGAAATTTATGCATACATATCGAATGGATTTTAATGAATTTAATAAGAAATTATCAGATTTCGATCCTAATAAGGAACTGCAAAAAAATGGTATTCTAAATCTTTTCAATAAAAAGGTGAAAATTAAGATCGTAAATCCTAATGAAAAACCGCCCTCTTTTATTCAAAAAATCATCAACTTCGTAACTTTTAAATCTTCAGGTTATAGCAAGACATTTCGATTTGATCAAAAAGCTCTTTTAAATAAGCTGAATGCGAGCTCTTCTGATTCTCAAAATCTCGCCGCAATTTTCATGGAAAAGGTATGTGGAGAGGTCAAGCCCTCACCTAAATGGGATGTGATTGTTCAAAAACATCAACCCCCTCTGAGGCCTCACCGATCAGAAATAAATGGATGGATTGAAACAATTATTACTGGCTTAAAGAGACACAAAGAAACATCTTGCCATTACGATAAAGTTTATTGTTTTTTTCAAAGCGGTGACAAATCGGATATCATCTTTGGTCACGATGGGCAATGGGATCCTAATCTAGTCTTAAACCTGACTCCCGAAGAAAAATCTAAAATTTTAATTCTACTCGTTCCTAGAGATAAAAATATTGAAAAAAGATTTCTTGATAAAGTCTACCTCAATATCTTATTTCCACATGAAATTGATATGCATGGTGGAAATGGCATGCATATTGGTATGGATTATAAGGCATTCAGCTTAAAAGATTTTCATGAAATTCAAAGAGGAAAATTACCTAAAAGTTTTTCTGAAGCCTTTCAGTCCTAAGTTACACACCATGATTATTCCTCAACGGATCTGAAGAATAATCATTTATTTGCATGCGTAATTATTCTACATCAAAGATTTCTTCGCTAAGACCAATGGATTGATTTGAAGAAGGAAATTCGACTGCAGCACCGTCGCGACAGCACCGGTTTTGTCTTCTTTGAGCTCTTTGCCAACGGCTGTAGCGCATTTCCGCTCTACGACGCACGTTGTCTTGATTTTGAAGATACAAACTTCTCTGATCTCGCTCTTTGGAATTCCGATCTGCCACTTCTTCATCATGAATATGCTCTTCTTCTTCAACCTCTTCTTTAGGTTTTTCTTTAGAAACATCTTCACTAAAAACGATTGAAGAACATGCGCATAACCCAATAACCATCCAAAGAATGATTTTTTTTCTCATATTTTCCTCCAATGGCTTGAGTTTTAAATTAAGAGGCTTTAGCTAGGGCATCCTCTAGATTATGAAAAAATTTGAATGAATCATTCACTTTTGCTAAGACGAATTCGTGCTTTAAACTGCGACTGAGACCGCAAATTTTCAAAGGTTTGTGATGAGATTTTAAATAATTCCTTAGTTGCAGCAAAAATCCGAATGCTCGACTATCAATTGCTGTACAGTAAGTAAAATCTAAGATGCACCCCTTATCTTCGATCATGGGTATCCAGCTAGCTAGATAGCTTGTGTAATTGAACTGATTTCCCATCGTTCCGAAAAACGTGACAATAACATGTGCATGTTTTTGCTGGATCGAAAGGTAGAGATGATCTCTAACGCTTTCTTTTTCACAAAAATGGGGAATAAACTGGGGCGGAGTATCAAAGAAATGGGGCGATAACAGGGGCCAAATGCGCTGCAATTTAAATAAGTATTTCAGATGAGATGCCAATCCCCAACAATAGATTTCTTTTTTTTCTTTCCAAACCCTCGTCATCATTTGAATCAAAAAATTAAGTCCCTCTAAATCGAAGTAAACAACATCACGCCAATCAAAGATAAGGCAAGGGTGGCCAAATGCATCCTTTAGTTGACGCATAATTTGATCACTGGCACTCCGATTCAATATGGGAGGAAGCTGAAAGACAACAAAGCTTTGTTCGGACGAAAGAAATAAAAGAGGATCTTTAACACTTGCGTCGACAGAGTTAGCAATTTTATGTCGATAAAATAAGCTTAACAAATTCTGGTAGCCGATCAAGGGAAGGGTCAGCAAGGAAAATTTCACCGTCCCCAGAGTCCTTTGCCACAAGCTCGGTATTTTTTGTGGATAAGTCTCATCTATTTCGGAAAAGTGAAATGCATCTCCCGTTCCGATTGTCACAGGAGCTTTTAAACGCTGGTTAACACGTTTAAACCATATTTCCTGTTTCGGGCTGCCCAAATGGATCCAAATTAAATCAGGAGCAGCTTTATTAATATCTTCGACGATGACATTATCCAAATCATCCATATGAGCGAGGCTCTCACCTTCAAGACGTACTTGAGGACATTCGATTCCTGCAATTTGAATTCCTGGATAATTTCTTTTAAGGCCATTTGCAAAGGCCCTAACTTCTACCTCATTTCCTCCTAGAAAGAAAATGGACTTTTTTTTATTTGCTAATTCTTTTATTAACTGAGATAAAAATACGTTCCCATCGATCGTCTCTTTAAAGGGATTTCCTAATATTTTGCTTAACCACGCCAGTGAGCGATCCGTTGGCAAAACGAGAAATGATTTAAAAACCATCGCTAATAGTTCACGGTTCTCGATGGTTTCTAAGCCCCATCCCCAAATTTGCATGAGTTTTTCCATGTCCATAAAGCACACATAATGGGAAACTTTTTGGGCTGCAGGAGTGTCCATCGCTTTCAGAATGACTTGGACTGCTTCTTCTTGCGTTAAGTCACTGACAGGAATTCCCAGCAAAATAAGAGCTCGAGGATGCATGGTC
Encoded proteins:
- a CDS encoding WecB/TagA/CpsF family glycosyltransferase; this translates as MHPRALILLGIPVSDLTQEEAVQVILKAMDTPAAQKVSHYVCFMDMEKLMQIWGWGLETIENRELLAMVFKSFLVLPTDRSLAWLSKILGNPFKETIDGNVFLSQLIKELANKKKSIFFLGGNEVEVRAFANGLKRNYPGIQIAGIECPQVRLEGESLAHMDDLDNVIVEDINKAAPDLIWIHLGSPKQEIWFKRVNQRLKAPVTIGTGDAFHFSEIDETYPQKIPSLWQRTLGTVKFSLLTLPLIGYQNLLSLFYRHKIANSVDASVKDPLLFLSSEQSFVVFQLPPILNRSASDQIMRQLKDAFGHPCLIFDWRDVVYFDLEGLNFLIQMMTRVWKEKKEIYCWGLASHLKYLFKLQRIWPLLSPHFFDTPPQFIPHFCEKESVRDHLYLSIQQKHAHVIVTFFGTMGNQFNYTSYLASWIPMIEDKGCILDFTYCTAIDSRAFGFLLQLRNYLKSHHKPLKICGLSRSLKHEFVLAKVNDSFKFFHNLEDALAKAS